The following coding sequences are from one bacterium window:
- a CDS encoding DUF2321 domain-containing protein has protein sequence MSASEFDEIKTWRGRIPEHFDRAIICENGHLITSVAQLRTHEAQERCSKCGLPTIQSCKSCGETINGSIVLDCPIPLVRLKTRPVIVPGFELPKFCSKCGSPYPWTENRLQLAEQMAAMVDELDPEGQRILAGDLKEIANETPAGELAAGRIWHTFKNLGKKIPSFIEKFITEVAAKALAEIALRG, from the coding sequence ATGTCTGCATCTGAATTCGACGAAATCAAAACCTGGCGAGGCAGGATTCCTGAACATTTCGATAGGGCAATTATCTGCGAAAATGGCCATTTGATAACCAGTGTTGCCCAATTGCGAACTCATGAAGCTCAAGAACGCTGTTCCAAATGCGGTCTACCCACCATTCAAAGCTGCAAATCTTGCGGAGAAACAATCAATGGAAGCATCGTTCTTGATTGCCCCATACCATTGGTTAGGCTGAAAACTAGGCCCGTAATTGTGCCAGGTTTTGAATTGCCTAAGTTTTGTTCAAAATGCGGTTCCCCTTATCCCTGGACGGAGAATCGCCTGCAGCTCGCGGAACAGATGGCGGCGATGGTAGACGAGCTCGATCCCGAGGGGCAGAGAATCCTTGCGGGTGATTTGAAGGAGATCGCCAACGAGACGCCGGCAGGGGAGTTGGCAGCCGGTCGGATCTGGCATACGTTCAAGAACCTTGGCAAGAAGATCCCGTCGTTTATTGAGAAGTTCATCACCGAAGTTGCAGCAAAGGCGCTGGCGGAGATTGCGCTGCGA